The following is a genomic window from Actinomadura sp. WMMB 499.
CGAACCGGGTCAACGCGCGGTCTCCCCGGTCACCTCGAGACCTCCCGGGGGACGAGCAGCGCCACCGGGAGCTGCGCGAACACGTCGGCGGCGTCCAGGGCCGGCCCCAGTGCATCGCGCCGCTCAGGACGTCGTGCCAGCCCTGCCGCTCCGCGTCGATCGTCGTCCCGGCCCAGCCGCCGCGCCGCTCCAGCCCGACCGGGAGCCGGGTGGCGAGCGCGAGCGCGTCGCCGCGGCGGAAGCCGACGACGTGGTCGGCGGCGGGCCCGTGCGCGGCGAGCGGCGCGTACCCGGCGGCGGGCCCGAACCAGTCGGGCCGGGACCGGCGCAGCCGCAGCGCCCGCATGGTGACCAGCAGCTTCTCTCGTCGATGTCCTTGGGGCCGCGCCCGGTGTCGAGCCGGTGCAGGCGCTCGCGGCGCGGCCCGTAGTCCACCGGGCGCCGGTTGTCGGGGTCGACGAGCGCGAGCGCGGTCAGCTCGCAGCCCTGGTAGACGTCGGGGACGCCCGGCATGGCGAGCTGCACGAGCTTCTGCCCGAGCGTGTTGACGCGCGCGTACGGGTGCAGGCGGGAGACGAACGCGGTGACGTCGGTGATCAGGTCGGGATCGGCGAGCACGCGGCGGGCGTGTTCCAGGACGGCGTCCTCGTACTCGGTGTCCCGGTCGAGCCAGGACGTCCGGGTCTTGGCCTCGCGCATCGCCTTGGTGAGGAACTCGGTGAGCCTGCCGGAGTCCAGGGGCCACGCGCCGACGAGCGTCTGCCACAGGAGGTATTCGAGGTCGGGTTCCAGCGGGGAGCGGGCACCGCCCCACCAGTCCCTCCAGCGGTGCACCGCCTCGGCCCACTCGTCCGGCAGTTCCGACAGGACGTGCAGCCAGGCCCGGACGTCCTCCTGGCGCTTGGTGTCGTGCGTGGAGAGCGTCGTCATGGTCTGGGGCCAGTCGCGGGCCAGGCGGATGCAGTGCGTATGGAAGTCCACGGGGTCGACCGAGAACCGGTCCGGGTCGCCGCCCACCTCGTTCAGCGCGGCCATGCGGTTCCACCGGTAGAAGGCGGTGTCCTCGACGCCCTTGGCCGACAGCGGTGCGGTCGTCTGCTGGAACCGGATGATGAACTCGGGGTCGGTCTTCTCGCCCCGGCCCAAGGCGAGGTCCACCACGGTGTCCAGGTCCCCGTGCAGGTCCTCGGACAGGCGTGGGCGCGCGCGCCCGGCGGCTTCCTCCAGTACCTCGACGGCCTGGGGTGGGGCGTCCTCACCTGGCACGACGTACGCGCGGTACACCGGCATCGCGACGAGCAGCTCGACGAGCGCCTGCCGCAGACCCGGACGGTCGCCGCGCGCGGTGCAGGACGCGCGCCAGCCGGTCGACCTCGGACGCAGCCCGTGCTCGGCCGCGTACCGGCGGGACTCGCGCTCGACCCCGGCGAACTCCGCGGGCCCCCCGGTCAGGGCCGTGTAGAGGTCGGTCAGCGGCTCCTCGCCGTCCGGGTCGACGAACAGGCCGCCGATCAGCGACAGCGAGTCGTAGCCGGTGGTGCCCGCGCACGGCCAGTCCGCCGGGAGCCGCTCCCCGCCCTCGGTGACCTTCTCGGCGAGCAGCCACGCGTCCGGGGCGGCGGCCGCGAGGCGGCGCAGGTAGCCGCGCGGGTCGGCGAGGCCGTCCGGGTGGTCGACGCGCAGGCCGTCCACGAGCCCCTCGCCGATCAGGTCGAGCGGCAGCGCGTGGGTGGTGTCGAAGACCTCCCGGTCCTCCTGGCGCAGTCCGATGAGTCCGGAGATGTCGAAGAACCGCCGGTAGTTGGGCTCGCCGTCACCGGGCGTGACGAGCCGCCCGCCGCCCGCGTCCCAGTCCACGTCGAACCAGCGGGCGAAGGGGGACGACCGGCCCTCGGCGAGGACGGCCGTCAGCGGCGCGTTCGGCTCGGGCGGGGCCGGGATCGCCATGTGGTTCGGGACGATGTCGATCAGCAGCCGCAGGCCGTGCGCGCGGAACCGGGTGGCCATCGCGCCGAACGCCTCCGCGCCGCCCAGCTCGTCGGCGAGCCGCGAGTGGTCGACGACGTCGTAGCCGTGCACGGAGCCGGGCGCGGCCCGCAGGACCGGCGACAGGTACACGTGGGACACGCCGAGCGCCGCCAGGTAGGGCGCGAGCGCCGCGGCCTCGGCGAAGCCGAAGTGCTCCGCGGGCGTCCCGCGGAGCTGGATGCGGTAAGTGCCGGACGGGGGCGCGGCGGGGTCGTCCGCCGGGATCTCCTCTGCCATGTCGTCCTCGGTCGGGTCGGGGGCGGAACCCTCGGGCGGGGGAAGTACGCGGTCGGGCGGCCGGTCGGAGGGGTCGGAGGGGGCGGGGCGCCGGTCGGAGGGGTCAGGCACGGCGGAGCACCTGGATGGAGCGCGCGGGCACCTGCACGGTCTCGCGGGCCTTGACCGCCGGCGACTCCTCCTCCGCCAGCAGCGGGTCGGCGGTGTCCAGGACCTTCATCCACAACCGGCCGTACGGTGCGGGAGGCAGGACGAACGGCAGGTCGCCGTCGTGCGCGTTGATCAGCAGCATGAACGAGTCGTCGCGGATCTGCCGGCCGCGCCGGTCGGGCTCGCCGATCGCCTCGCCGTTGAGGAACACGTTCAGCGACTTGTTGAACCCGGCCCGCCAGTCCCGGTCGGTCATCTCCTCGCCGCCCGGCCGGAACCACACCAGGTCGGGCAGGTTCTCCGGCTTCGCCCGGTCGCCGCGCGCCTTCCGCTTCCGCTGGTCGCCGCGGAAGAAGCGGCGGCGCCGGAACACCGGGTGCCCGGTGCGCAGCTTGGACAGGCGCCGGACGAAGTCGAGCATCGGGCCGCGCTCGTCGAAAAAGCTGGCGTCGCGCAGGCCGGTCCAGTCGATCCAGGAGAGCTTGCTGTCCTGGCAGTAGGCGTTGTTGTTGCCCTTCTGGGTGCGGCCCAGTTCGTCGCCGTGGGAGAGCATCGGCACGCCCTGCGACAGGAACAGCGTGGTGAGGAAGTTGCGTTTCTGCCGTTCCCGCAGGGCGATGACGTCAAGGTCGTCCGTCGGGCCCTCAACACCGCAGTTCCATGACCGGTTGTCGTCCGTCCCGTCCCGGTTCCCCTCGCCGTTCGCCTCGTTGTGCTTGCCGTCGTAGGAGACGAGGTCGTGCAGGGTGAAGCCGTCGTGGCAGGTGATGAAGTTGATGGAGGCGATCGGGCGGCGGCCGTCGTCGGCGTACAGATCGGACGAGCCGGTCAGCCGGGACGCGAAGTCGGGCATGGTGCCCGGCCGTCCGCGCCAGAAGTCGCGCACGGTGTCGCGGTACTGGCCGTTCCACTCCGTCCACAGCGGGGGAAGTTCCCCACCTGGTACCCGCCCTCCCCCACGTCCCAGGGTTCGGCGATCAGTTTCACCTGCGAGACGACCGGATCCTGCTGCACGAGGTCGAAGAACGCGGACAGCCGGTCGACGGCGTGCAGTTCGCGGGCGAGGGTGGCGGCGAGGTCGAAGCGGAAGCCGTCCACGTGCATCTCGGTCACCCAGTAGCGCAGCGAGTCCATGATGAGCTGCAGGACGTGCGGGCTGTGCATCAGCAGGCTGTTGCCGGTGCCCGTCGTGTCCGTGTAGTAGCGCGGGTCGTCCTCGGCGAGCCGGTAGTACGAGGCGTTGTCGAGCCCACGGAACGACAGGGTCGGCCCAAGGTGATTGCCCTCGGCGGTGTGGTTGTAGACGACGTCCAGGATCACCTCCATCCCCGCCTCGTGCAGGGCCTTCACCATCGCCTTGAACTCCAGGACCTGCTCGCCCCTGTGCCCGGACGACGCGTACTCGTTGTGCGGCGCGAAGAACCCGATCGTGTTGTAGCCCCAGTAGTTGCGCAGCCCCCGCCGCACCAGGGCGTCGTCGTGGACGAACTGGTGCACCGGCATCAGCTCGACCGCCGTCACCCGAGCGACGTCAGATGGTCGATGATCACCGGGTGGGCGAGGCCCGCGTACGTCCCGCGCAGGTCCTCCGGGACCTCCGGATGGCGGGCGGTCAGCCCCCGGACGTGCGCCTCGTAGATCACCGTCTCGTGGTAGGGGATGCGCGGCGGACGGTCGTCGCCCCAGGCGAAGTACGGGCTGACGACCACCGAGCGCATCGTGTGCCGCGCCGAGTCGGCGTCGTTGCGCGACCCGCCGCCCGAGTCGGGGTCGCCGAACCGGTAGCCGAAGCACGACTCGTCCCAGTCGACCGCCCCTTCGACGGCCTGCGCGTACGGGTCCAGCAGCAGCTTCGCCGGGTTGCAGCGCTGCCCGCGGCGCGGGTCGTACGGGCCGTGCACCCGGTAGCCGTAGCGGTGCCCCGGCATCACGCCCGGCAGGTACGCGTGCCAGACGAACGCGTCGGCCTCCTCCAGGACGACGCGGGTCTCCGTGCCGTCGCGGGCGGGCCCGTCGAACAGGCACAGCTCGACCCGGTCGGCGGCCTCGGAGTAGACGGCGAAGTTCGTTCCGGCCCCGTCGAACCTGGCGCCGAGGGGATACGCCTCGCCCGGCCACACCTGCGCCATGTCCCGCCTCCCGTCGATGCGCTGAAAGCCTTCCCTGCGAAGGCTGGATCACACCGTTCGGGAGTCCTCTGGTCAGAACGGACATCTATGAGTTACCTTAGGGGAGCCTTACCTTAATGAGGCCCGCCTAAGCGGCCAGGTCAGGCGCCCGTGAAGTCGACGGAAGGCCCGAACCGGATGTACGTCTGCATCTGCAACGCCGTCACCGAGGACGACGTGCACGGCTGCATGGCCAACGGTACGTGCGCCACCGTCAAGGACGTCAAGGCCGCCTGCGGCATGCAGGCCGGCTGCGGCTCCTGCACCCGGCGGATCTCCACGCTGGTCAGCGAGTACCGCACCGCGAGCGAGTTCGCGGACGCCATCACCGGCGGGCCGCTCCCGCCGGTGTCCGTCCCCGAGCCCGCGCCCGCGCCCGACACCGTGGAACCCGTCACAGTCGAGCCCGGCCCCGCCGCCCCCGAAACGTTCGCCGCCACCTCGTTCCACGGACGGTCGGCGGCGTCCGAACCGATGATGTCCGAGCAGGTCGGAAGGGGGTCCGCACCGCCCACGGCGGCCTGAGCCTCTCCTAACCGAACATCGGACGCGCTCACCGGCGAGATCCCCGGACGGAGCGCCCGCAAACCGTGCGAGACGGTCATGCACCCATGCCGGTGCTGTGCCAGATCGCTCGGTCATGCAAGTATGTCCGTATGGAAGGCGACAAGGACATCATCAATCTCCTCAACGAGCAGCTCACCGCGGAGCTCACCGCGATCAACCAGTACTTCCTGCACTCCAAGATGCAGCAGAACTGGGGCTTCACCAGGATCGCGAAGCACACCCGCGAAGAGTCCATCGACGAGATGCGGCACGCCGAACGGCTCACCGACCGGATCCTGTTCCTGGAGGCGCTGCCGAACTACCAGCGGCTCGGCACCCTGCGGATCGGGCAGACCGTCTTCGAGCAGCTCAAGGCCGACATGGAGGTCGAGCTCGAGGCCGTCGCCCGGCTGCGCCCCGGCATCGAACTGATGCGCTCGCGCGGCGACGTCACGTCGGCACGGATCTTCGAGGACATCCTGGCCGACGAGGAGGAGCACATCGACTACCTCGAGACCGAGCTGGGCCTGGTCGAGTCGCTCGGCGAGCAGAACTACCTGCAGCGGCTCACCGACGCGCCCGGCGAGGACGTCACGAAGGTGTACTGACGGGCCCGGCGGGCCCGGCGTCCGGCGGTTTCGGGCTGCGGCGCAGCACGTACGGCTGGATGATGCCGAGGCCCTGGACCGGGCGCCGGACGATCCGGGTCACCTCGTAGTCCGGGACCTTCTCCAGCTCCGCCGCCAGTTCCGCGTCGATCACCACCGATCCGGGACGGGCCAGCGCCGTGAGCCGCGCGGCCAGGTTGACCGTGGTGCCGAAGACGTCGCCCATCAGCGGCAGGATCGGGCCGTGCGCCACGCCGACCCGGACGTCCGGCACCTCGGTCTCGTCCTGGATCGCCGCCGCGACGGTCAGCGCGATCTCCGCGCCGACCCGCGGCGACTCGGCGCTGAACAGCACCTCGTCGCCGAGCGTCTTGACCACCCGGCCGCCGCAGGCCGCGATGATGTCGGACGTCGACTCCTCGAACCACTCCACGACCCGGGCCAGTTCGATCTCGTTCAGCTCCCGGCTGACCTGTGTGAACGACACCATGTCGGCGAACCCGACGGTGGTCATGGGGCGTCCGGTGGAGTCACCGTTCTCCCGCGTCGCCGCCGCCGCCAGCGCGCGCGTCCCGGCGGAGGCGAGCTGCCGCCGCCAGGCGTGCAGGACGAGCGGTTCGAACTCCCCGATGTGCGACTCGGCGATCCCCACGATCGCGTTGACCGAGTCCGCGGACGGCGACTCGTTCGGATCCTCGCTGATCATGCTGCGCAGCAGGCTGACCTGCCACTCCGCCAGGCGCGTCATCGTCTGCCCGAACGCGCGGACGAGCCGGATCACGCCCTCCTCGTCCAGCACGCCGTCCTCCACGAGCCGGCGCATGCGGCACAGGGCGTCGACGTCGCCCTCGGTGTAGGCGACGGCGTCGTCGGGCATCGTCGGGTAGCCGAAGGCGCGCCAGATCCGGCCGGAGAACTCCCGGGAGACCCCCGAAAGGCGGACGGCGTCCACGCGCGTGTAGCGCAGCTCGCCGCCCAGCAGGAGTTCCTCGATCTCCTTCGGATCCGGCAATCCGGGTGCCATCCTCCGCCCCTCAGTGCACCGGCGCGGTGGGCTCCGCCGGCGGCGTCGTCGTCCGGTACCAGGACATATCGTGGCAGATCGTCGGGCGTTTCACCCGTCCGTCCCCCGGACGTGTACCACATCCCCCGCGTTGATCGCCCGTTCCCCCGAGGGCCCGGACACCACCAGCCGTCCCGCCCCGTCCACGTCCCGCGCGACGCCCGTCAGCCGCTCGTCCGCGGGCAGCTCGACCCGCACCGTCCGCCCGAGGGTCGCGCAGAGCTCCTTGTACGCGGGGCGGAGGCCGCTCCGCTCCGGATCCCCGTCGAGCGCGACCCACTCCCGGTACCACGTCGCGTACTCCCGCAGGATCGCGCGCAGCAGCGGCGCCCGGTCGCTCAGCGGCGCCCCCTCGATCGCCAGCGACGTCGCCGACGGCACCGGGAGTTCGTCCTCGCGCAGCCCGACGTTCAGCCCGACGCCCACGACCAGCCCGTCCTCGATCCGCTCCGCGAGGATCCCGGCCAGCTTCCGGTCCCCGGCCAGCAGATCGTTCGGCCACTTCAGCCGGACGTCGACCGCGACGTCCGTCCCGGGATCGATCTCATGCGACCACGCGGTCATCCGCCGCACCGCCGTCGCCACCGCGACCCCCGTCAGCAGCGGCAACCAGCCGAGCCGCCCCACCGGCACCGCCGGACGCACCAGCATCGAGAACATCAGCCCCGACCGCGGCGGCGCCGACCACGGCCGCCCCAGCCGTCCCCGCCCCGCCGTCTGCAGCTCGGTGACCAGCACCGTCCCCTCCGGCGCGCCCTCCCGGGCCAGCGCCGCCAGGTCCGCGTTCGTCGACCCGGTCTCCGCCACCACCCGGACGTCGCGCCACAGGCCGCCCGGCGTCACGAGCGCGCTGCGCAGCGCCGCCTCGTGCAGCGGCGGCCGGTCCAGGTCCCCGTACGGTGAATCGCTCACGTACCCATCCAACATCACCGGCCCGCGAGCCGCCGTCTAGGGTGCGGGGCATGGACGGAGTCACCCTGCTGCGGGACCACGAGCACGTCGCCGAGATCGTGCTCGACAGACCGGAAGCCCTCAACGCCCTCTCCACCGCGATGGCCCGCCGCCTCGCCGCCGTCTGCGCCGAGGTCGCCGCCGACGCGTCCGTGCGCGCGGTCGTCCTCGCCGCCGCGGGCGAGAAGGCGTTCTGCGTGGGCGCGGACCTCAAGGAACGCAACTCGATGACCGACGCGGAGATCCTGGCGCAGCGCCCGGTCTTCCGCGCCGCCTTCGGCGGCGTCCTGCACCTCCCCCAGCCGATGATCGCCGCCGTGCACGGCTACGCGCTGGGCGGCGGCTGCGAGATCTCCCTCTCCGCCGACCTGATCGTCGCGGACGAGTCGGCCGTGTTCGGCCTCCCCGAGGTCGGCGTCGGCCTCATCCCCGCGGGCGGCGGCACCCAGCTCGCGCTGCGCCGCCTCGGCCCCGGCAAGGCCGCCGACCTCGTCCTCACCGGCCGCCGCATCGGCGTCGAGGAGGCCCTCGAGCTCGGCCTCGCCGACCGCAAGGTCCCCGCCGGCTCCGCCCGCGAGGAGGCCCGCACCCTCGCGGCGGTCATCGCGGGCAACTCCCCCGTCGCCGTCCGCGCCGCCAAGCGCGCCCTGCGCCAGGGCGCCGGCCTCCCCCTCGAGGCCGGCCTGGAGATCGAGGACAACGCCTGGCGCACCGCCGTCGTCTCCCCGGACCGCGCCGAGGGGATCGCCGCCTTCAACGAGAAGCGCAAGCCGGTCTGGCCTTCTTAGCCCAGGGGGGCGACCCCCTGGAACCCCCGTCACGGGGACGGCGATCCTCACGTGCTGTGCAAGGCCGCCGTGTCCCGCGCGGCCCTCGCACGCACGCTGCGGTCACCGTCCCCGGCGCTTCGCACGACCTCCGGCGCCAGGGCGCCTACGGCCGCGCGAAGCGTGCCCGTGGCCGGGACTCAAAACCCCCTGCAGGCAATGCAGGCACCCGGAGACGACGCCTCCGGACGACCGGGGCGACCCCTGGAACCCCCGCCACGGGGACGGCGATCCTCACGTGCTGTGCAAGGCCGCCGTGTCCCGCGCGGCCCTCGTACGCACGCTGCGGTCACCGTCCCCGCGGGCGATGCGGGCGCTCGGGGACGTCTTCGGCTGGGCGGGGTCAGGTCAGGAAGGTCATGGCCGCCACGACGCCCATGAACAGGTACCCCGCGGTCATCATGTAGCCCATCGCCAGGCCGAACCACGCCAGGACGCGGGCGTCGACCATGTCGATCGTCACCTCGCCCTTGGCCATGCGGCGCAGGGCGAGGTGGCCGCAGACGACCGACGGGACGCCGAACGGGAAGAGCAGCGCGGCGGCGATGGCGAGTCCCGCCTTGCCCTTCGGGGCGCCGGGCGCGACGCCCGTCACGGGGCCGGGCGCGGACCGGCTCGGGAACGCGTCCTTCGAGATGTCGGCCGTGTAGTGCGGCGGGGGCGGGGGAAGACCGTCCGGGCCTGATGGGTGTCCTTTCACCACGGCAGTATCGCGCGCCGCGCGGGCGCGAGCACGATCATCAGCCGGTGTTCTGCAGGCCGGCGGCGACGCCGTTGACCGAGAGCAGGAGGAGTTCCTCCAGGTGGGCGCGCTCGTCCTCGGCGGCGACGCCCGCGCGGAGGGCCTTGAGGGCGCGGAGCTGGAGGTGCGAGAGCGCGTCCACGTAGGGGTTGCGCAGCTCGACGGCGCGGGACAGGACGCGGCGGTTCTCCAGCAGGCGCTCGTGGCCGGTGACGGCGAGGACGAGCGTGCGCGTGCGGTCGTACTCGGCGAGGACGGCCGCGGACAGCTCGGGGCGCTCGCCGAGGGCCAGGTAGCGTTCGGCGATCGCGCGGTCGGACTTGGCGAGGCTCATCTCGGCGTTGTCGAGGAGCGTGTTGAACAGCGGCCACGCCTCGTACGCCTCGCGGAGCGCGGTGAGGTCGCGGCCGTCGTCGGAGACGGCCGCGAGGCCGCTGCCGAGGCCGTACCAGCCGGGGAGGTTGACGCGGGTCTGCGTCCACGCGAACACCCAGGGGATGGCGCGGAGGTCCTCCAGGCCGCGGGCGGCCTTGCGGCGGGCGGGGCGGGAGCCGATGCGCAGGTCGGCGATCTCCTCCAGGGGGCTGACGCGGGCGAACCAGGACGCGAAGCCGTCGGTCTCGATGAGGGAGCGGAACGCGGCCTGGGCGGCGGCGCCGATCCGGTCGGCGAGCGGACGGTACCGGGCGGCGGCCTCGCGGGCGCGGTCCTGGATCTCGCCGGTGGAGGCGAGGAGGACGGCGCTGGTGACCTGCTCGACGTGCCGCCTGGCGATCTCGGGGTGGCCGTACCGGGCGAAGATCACCTCGCCCTGCTCGGTGACCTTGAACCGGCCGCCGACCGAGCCGGGCGCCTGGGCGAGGATGGCGCGGTTGGCGGGGCCGCCGCCGCGGCCGAGGGAGCCGCCGCGGCCGTGGAACAGGGTCAGCGCGACGCCGTGCCGGGACGCCCACGCGGTGAGGGCCTCCTGCGCGTCGTACAGGCGGAGGGTGGCGGCGGCGGGGCCGAGCTGCTTGGCGGAGTCGGAGTAGCCGAGCATGACCTCGAGGCGGCGGCCGGTGTCGTCGAGGCGGCGCCGGACGGCCGGGACGTCGAGCATCCCGTCGAGGACGCCCGGCGCGTTGTCGAGGTCCTCGCCGGTCTCGAACAGGGGGACGACGTCCAGGACGGGCGCCTGCTCGCCGAGGGTCGCGGCGAGTTCGTGCACGTTGGCGATGTCGGCGGCGGTGCGGGTGAACGAGACGACGTAGCGGTGGCAGGCGCGGACGCCGAACCGCTGCTGGATCCACGCGACGACCCGGAGCGTCTCGATGATCTCGTCGGTCATCTCGGACCGCTCGCCGCCGGCGCGGATCTCGGCGAGGGCCTGCTCGTGCAGCTCGGAGTGCTGCCGGATCTCCAGCTCGGCGAGGTGGAACCCGAACGTCTCGACCTGCCAGATGAGCTGCTGGACGCGTCCGTACGCCTGCCGCTCGGCGCCCGCCGCGGCGAGGGACTCCCGGACGGTGCGCAGGTCGGCGAGGAGGTCGTCGGGGGACGCGTAGGCGAGGTCGGCGTCGCGGTCGCGGGTCGCGGCGATGCGGGCCGCGACGTACAGCAGGAACTGGCGGTGCGGTTCGCCGGGCGACCGCTTGGCCATCCGGTCGCTGCGGGCCGGCTGCGCGGTGCGGGCGGCGGCGAGGGCGTTGCGCAGCGCCGCCGAGGGCGGCGTGGTGCTCTCGTGGACGGTCAGTTCGCGGCCGACGCGGGCGCACGTGGTCTCCAGCGCGGACAGGACGTGCTCGGCCTGGATCATGATCGCGTCCCGGGTGACCTGCGCCGTGACGTAGGGGTTGCCGTCGCGGTCGCCGCCGATCCAGCTCCCGAAGCGCAGGTAGGGGCGCGCGGCCGGGGGGCGGGTGCCCGTCGCGTCGCCCTGCAGGGCGCGGTCGAGGGCCCGGTACACGTGCGGGACGACCCGGAAGATCGTCTCGTCGAACGCGGCCATCGCGGTGCGGACCTCGTCGAGGGGGTCCATCTGGGTGCCGCGGCGCAGCGCGGTCCGCCACAGGACGCCGATCTCCTCGCGCAGCACCCGCTCGATCTCGGCACGCTCGTCCGCGCCCGGGCCGGCGTTCAGCCGGCCGAGGAGGTCGCTGATCCGCTGGATGGACGTGACGACGGCGCGCCGCCGGGCCTCGGTGGGGTGCGCGGTGAACACCGGCCGGAACTCCAGGCCCTCGACCAGGTCGGCGACCGCGCCGCCGTCGATCTCCGCGGCGGCCGCCGCGACCGACCCCGGGACGGTGCCGCCGGTGTCGCGCTCGCGCAGGGTGCGGATGCGGTGGTGCTCCTCCGCGAGGTTCGTCAGGTGGAAGTACACGGTGAACGCGCGGGCGACCTCCTCGGCGCGCTCCAGCGACCAGCCGTCGACGAGCGCCGTGACCTCGTCGCCGGGCAGCTCGCCCCGGCGGGCCGCGATCACCGCGTGCCGGAGCCGTTCGACGTCGTCCAGCAGCTCCTGCCCGCCGTACTCGACGAGCCCGTCGCCCAGCATGCCGCCCAGCAATCGGACGTCGTTGCGCAGCGGTTCGGGCATGTCCTGCCGGAGGATCTCACGCGTGTTCGTAGCCACTCGCCCAAGCCTAACGAGGCCGCGCCCGGCGAGTTCATCCCGGTCAGCGGGCCCCGGTCGAATCGCGATCATCAGCGTGCGGTTACTCTGGCCCGCATGGCGATGGAAGCCCCTGAACCCGCCCTGGACTACGACATCCACACAACGGCGGGCAAGATCGCGGACCTGGAACGGCGCCGGTACGAGGCGGTCCACGCGGGATCGGCGCGTGCCGTGGAGAAGCAGCACGCGAAGGGCAAGATGACCGCCCGGGAGCGGATCGACGCGCTGCTCGACCCGGGCTCCTTCGTGGAGTTCGACGAGATGGCCCGGCACCGCTCCACCAACTTCGGCATGGAGCAGAACCGCCCGTACGGGGACGGCGTCGTCACCGGGTACGGGACGGTCGACGGGCGCCCGGTCGCGGTGTTCAGCCAGGACTTCACGGTGTCCGGCGGGTCGCTCGGCGAGGTGTTCGGCGAGAAGATCTGCAAGGTCATGGACCACGCGGTCAAGACCGGCTGCCCGGTGATCGGCATCAACGACTCGGGCGGCGCCCGGATCCAGGAGGGCGTGGTCGCGCTCGGCCTGTACGCGGAGATCTTCAAGCGGAACGTGCACGCGTCCGGCGTGATCCCGCAGATCTCGCTGGTGATGGGCCCGTGCGCGGGCGGCGCGGTGTACTCCCCGGCGATCACCGACTTCATCGTCATGGTGGACCAGACGTCCCACATGTTCATCACCGGCCCGGACGTCATCAAGACGGTCACCGGCGAAGAGGTGACGATGGAGGAGCTGGGCGGCGCCACCTCGCACAACTCCAGGTCGGGCGTGGCGCACTACCGCGGCTCCGACGAGGACGACGCGATCGAGTACGTCAAGGCGCTGCTGTCGTACCTGCCGTCCAACAACCTGTCGGACGCCCCCGCGTTCGACGTACCGGTGGACGTCCAGGAGACGATCGACGAGCTCGACACGCTCATCCCCGACTCGCCGAACCAGCCGTACGACATGCACACCGTCATCGAGCACGTGGTCGACGACGGCGAGTTCCTCGAGGTGCAGGAGCTGTTCGCGCCGAACATGATCGTCGGCTTCGGCCGCGTCGAGGGCCACTCGGTGGGCGTGGTCGCGAACCAGCCGATGCAGTTCGCGGGGACGCTCGACATCGACGCGTCCGAGAAGGCCGCCCGGTTCGTCCGGACGTGCGACGCGTTCAACGTCCCGGTGCTGACGTTCGTGGACGTCCCCGGCTTCCTTCCCGGCACCGACCAGGAGTTCGGCGGGATCATCCGGCGCGGCGCGAAGCTGCTGTACGCGTACGCGGAGGCGACCGTCCCGCTCGTCACGGTCGTCACCCGGAAGGCCTACGGCGGCGCGTACGACGTCATGGCCTCCAAGCACCTGGGCGCCGACATCAACTTCGCGTGGCCGACCGCGCAGGTCGCGGTGATGGGCGCGCAGGGCGCGGTGAACATCCTGTACCGCAAGGAGCTGGCCGCGGCCGACGACCCGGACGCGCGCCGCGCGGAGCTGATCACCCAGTACGAGGACACGCTCGCCAACCCCTACATCGCGGCCGAGCGCGGCTACTTCGACAACGTGATCAAGCCGTCGGAGACGCGCGGGCAGGTCGTGCGGGCCCTGCGGGCGCTGCGCGAGAAGCGCAAGACGCTGCCGCCGAAGAAGCACGGGAACATCCCGCTGTGACCGCCCGGACGGGACGGACGCCCCCGCCGCGACACGCCCGGCGGGACGCGCCCCGTCCGAATTCCGGGCCGACCGGAACCGAGGAGGACGCGTGACCGCCGAAGCCAAGCCGTTCCTGCAGGTCGTACGGGGTGACCCGACGGCCGAGGAGGTCGCGGCGCTGGTCGCCGTGCTGACCGCGCGGGCGGCGGCGGCCGCCGCCGCCCGCGACGGCGGCGGGCCCGCCCGTCCGTCCCGCTGGGCCGACCGGTCCCGGCTGGTGCGCGGCACCGCGGGCCGTGCCCTCCGGCCGAGCGGGCCCG
Proteins encoded in this region:
- a CDS encoding acyl-CoA carboxylase subunit epsilon — its product is MTAEAKPFLQVVRGDPTAEEVAALVAVLTARAAAAAAARDGGGPARPSRWADRSRLVRGTAGRALRPSGPGAWRASALPG
- a CDS encoding enoyl-CoA hydratase/isomerase family protein, which gives rise to MDGVTLLRDHEHVAEIVLDRPEALNALSTAMARRLAAVCAEVAADASVRAVVLAAAGEKAFCVGADLKERNSMTDAEILAQRPVFRAAFGGVLHLPQPMIAAVHGYALGGGCEISLSADLIVADESAVFGLPEVGVGLIPAGGGTQLALRRLGPGKAADLVLTGRRIGVEEALELGLADRKVPAGSAREEARTLAAVIAGNSPVAVRAAKRALRQGAGLPLEAGLEIEDNAWRTAVVSPDRAEGIAAFNEKRKPVWPS
- a CDS encoding acyl-CoA carboxylase subunit beta, encoding MAMEAPEPALDYDIHTTAGKIADLERRRYEAVHAGSARAVEKQHAKGKMTARERIDALLDPGSFVEFDEMARHRSTNFGMEQNRPYGDGVVTGYGTVDGRPVAVFSQDFTVSGGSLGEVFGEKICKVMDHAVKTGCPVIGINDSGGARIQEGVVALGLYAEIFKRNVHASGVIPQISLVMGPCAGGAVYSPAITDFIVMVDQTSHMFITGPDVIKTVTGEEVTMEELGGATSHNSRSGVAHYRGSDEDDAIEYVKALLSYLPSNNLSDAPAFDVPVDVQETIDELDTLIPDSPNQPYDMHTVIEHVVDDGEFLEVQELFAPNMIVGFGRVEGHSVGVVANQPMQFAGTLDIDASEKAARFVRTCDAFNVPVLTFVDVPGFLPGTDQEFGGIIRRGAKLLYAYAEATVPLVTVVTRKAYGGAYDVMASKHLGADINFAWPTAQVAVMGAQGAVNILYRKELAAADDPDARRAELITQYEDTLANPYIAAERGYFDNVIKPSETRGQVVRALRALREKRKTLPPKKHGNIPL
- a CDS encoding phosphoenolpyruvate carboxylase, giving the protein MPEPLRNDVRLLGGMLGDGLVEYGGQELLDDVERLRHAVIAARRGELPGDEVTALVDGWSLERAEEVARAFTVYFHLTNLAEEHHRIRTLRERDTGGTVPGSVAAAAAEIDGGAVADLVEGLEFRPVFTAHPTEARRRAVVTSIQRISDLLGRLNAGPGADERAEIERVLREEIGVLWRTALRRGTQMDPLDEVRTAMAAFDETIFRVVPHVYRALDRALQGDATGTRPPAARPYLRFGSWIGGDRDGNPYVTAQVTRDAIMIQAEHVLSALETTCARVGRELTVHESTTPPSAALRNALAAARTAQPARSDRMAKRSPGEPHRQFLLYVAARIAATRDRDADLAYASPDDLLADLRTVRESLAAAGAERQAYGRVQQLIWQVETFGFHLAELEIRQHSELHEQALAEIRAGGERSEMTDEIIETLRVVAWIQQRFGVRACHRYVVSFTRTAADIANVHELAATLGEQAPVLDVVPLFETGEDLDNAPGVLDGMLDVPAVRRRLDDTGRRLEVMLGYSDSAKQLGPAAATLRLYDAQEALTAWASRHGVALTLFHGRGGSLGRGGGPANRAILAQAPGSVGGRFKVTEQGEVIFARYGHPEIARRHVEQVTSAVLLASTGEIQDRAREAAARYRPLADRIGAAAQAAFRSLIETDGFASWFARVSPLEEIADLRIGSRPARRKAARGLEDLRAIPWVFAWTQTRVNLPGWYGLGSGLAAVSDDGRDLTALREAYEAWPLFNTLLDNAEMSLAKSDRAIAERYLALGERPELSAAVLAEYDRTRTLVLAVTGHERLLENRRVLSRAVELRNPYVDALSHLQLRALKALRAGVAAEDERAHLEELLLLSVNGVAAGLQNTG